The following DNA comes from Erythrolamprus reginae isolate rEryReg1 chromosome 8, rEryReg1.hap1, whole genome shotgun sequence.
ATCCTTCCTACCCGCAACAAACAGGGACAAAGTTGTGATGCAGTACCAGACAGCTGAGAGGAAGTCAACTCTGGCCCGCTTCTCTGCATCCAAGATTTCAATGAACAGCCATTCGAGGCACCCTAGAAAATTGATTTCAACAGGTATTCTGCCGGCAGCCCTTCGAAACCGATTCCCAAAAAATGAACTCTGAAGCACACACACCCAGTCTGGATGCAACTCATTAAAGCCACTGTGTCCTTTCTCTAGACCGGATGGTTTCCTTCTGCAATGGGCAGCAGATCCTGGAAAACAGCACAGCGTCTTGAAGGTGTTAGGGatagggcacacacacacacacacacacacacacagtgacaCACAGAAACCAACACACACAAGCAAGCCAAGGCTCCTTTCGGGAATCAAACGGAAAGCGCTGCATGGCTCTAAAATTTAACCATAATCGAAAAACGACAGAATCTCTTTACTTTAAGTAATGGCAGTTTTGCAATGTATTGGGGttctccccccttctttcttaaaaaatatGCTCTTCCAGATGTTACAAGGCCTCCGCTGCACTGACATCACTTTGTTTCAGTATCAagaagggtttttaatattttaatggtaTGCATGTCTTCTTAAAAGCAATAGATCCTCCTAGATTCCAGATTTCAGAGCCTTTTGTGGCCCATTTCCCCTCTAATCACATCTTGTCCTAACAGCCAACTTCTTGCTCTTTTGTCCACCCCATCTGCCACAACCGAACCTTCTTGTTGACAAGCACCAGGTTGGATAgttttctgcccacccacccaacccactCACCCATTAAAACTACAGAAAGCCCAACTGAGTTGAGCAGCAGGCCCTAACCAAGGGTTTCCAACCCTGGACCGTTTCTAggtacatggacttcaactcctagaattccaccGCCAGCATAGCCactgctgagaattctgggaattgaaatctactCACCTTCAATTTGTCAAGTTTGGGAAATGCTGCTGTAACAAGTAAACACACTTAAGACATGTTGCACAGCTGCAATCCTCCATATCCCAAGTGCCGGATCTCTGCTGGCTCAAGGCTATCCAAGACCTTGTGCCACTGGTCAAAGGCCACGGCCCAGGCCAAGACCCCTTGGGAGGAGATAAAATGGAAGGCTTAAGGCACTAATTCTGTCCCTTAACCTCCCtcccaatttaaaaataaaagaaagataaaattgGCCCCCCTCCCACTCTGGAGGAAGTTCTAAGAGCGTAAGAGGTAAGCAGGCGGGCATCTCTCTATTTGCACTCTCCTCTACAGGCATCCCTGGAATAAAAGCATATTAGCAGGTTGGTTTCCAAGCCCTCAAAAACTTAGTTAACAAGTTTCACCGTAAGCATTGAGCAAACGTCTCATTTTGGCAGATACATGTGCATTTTTGCCCCTCCAAAATATGCCTTTTAACTTTGGACACCTAGTTGACTTTGGGAAATTATTTCTGCTCTGCTTCCCACCATGGTGCAGCTGGAAATAACCCAGGACTTTATTCACCATCTCAACTTGGGAGACTGCCCCTGTCCTCTCCAGATCATTTTGTGGATCAACAGAAGTTCCCTCTGCCCACAAGCGGGTCTGTTCGAGGAGAAACACCGACATTTCCCCCAGTTCTCCGAGTTTCAAACCACAGTCGACGGTCTGCAGTATTTTTTTGTCTTCTCACAGCCCACCGGAACAAAAGGCCCCTCCAACTCAGCTGGAGCCCTATTCACAAGAGCGACTTGGCTACTTCGGTTCATAGACTAACTAGCGGGCAGGAAGGGTTTCCCAAATGTTCTGGagtcccccccttccccccccacccCTACATCCAGCCTTGCCTCCGGAGGTGGTCTCAGCACTGCTTGGTGTGAAGCCGAGGGGCTCCCTGAGCCACGACCCCAGGCGGACACAGGAGGGATGCCTtgtcaggggagggggggaaatcgaAGCTCAAAGGCACGTCCaggcctttccctccccccaaagGGAGAACCCAAGCCCGTTTCTTAGGCAGACCCTCCCTGCCAGGCCCCTGGGGAGCAGAGCCCTCCTCCGGGGAGACCACGGGTGCCTGCAGGAGCAGCGTGGAGGGCCTGGCCAGGGGCCTTAGGGCTGGGAGGGCTGGGTGGGGGCCCTCATCTGCCTGAAGGGGCCCAGCTGGTGCCTGGAGGGAGTCCTGCCCCAGGGGAGCCAAAGGAGCCGCGTCGGGGTGTCCCAATGTCCCCCAAGGACTCTGGGAGGGGAGAATGTCCCAACCAGGCTCTCCTGTTTTTTCTCCTTGCAAGGAAAACTCCTCCTCCTTGCCGTGTGGCACATTCCACCGTCCTGGCCACGAGAGGCCACCAGtggcttcctctctttccctcgcAGCATGCGGCCCAACCTCCTGGCCACGGTCCAACCCAAGAGGACCGGGAGCCTTTTTGGAACTGCCGCAAAGCTCGAACGGCCTGAAGCTTTTCTTGGACAGCTGCCAGCTTGCCAGCTCAAACTCCAGACTTTCGGTATCGAGGGACCGGCTCCTCCTGCAGAGGGACAGCGGCTCCAGCAGAGGCGGGTTCAGGCGCCGAGGGAGGCTGGCGGCTCCCCCGTGGAAAGAGGCCTGAGGAGACTCGGGAAACATTCGCTCATCACATTCAGCAAAGGAGGCCTTGGAGTCGTAGGTGTCCCTGAAGGCCTCCAGCGACACGGCCAGGTCCTCGCCCGTGCTCAGCTCCAGGTGCTCCTCgcactccccctccccttcctgttCCACATCGACAATGTCAAAGGTCACCATTGTGGGCAGGTCAGGAAGGTTCTGAGTGAACGCAGAGTCCGAATCGGAGCTCCCGAGGCTCTCGGACAGGCTGGAGAAGAGAGTCCCGTTGCTGGTGAATTCCTCCAAGGCCTGTGAGAAGTTGACCGCTTGTTCTGGCTCTTGGCGGTGTTCCCGGCAGGGCTCCAGGGACTCAGCTCTGGGAGAGCAGCGGTGGTGGCCAGATGCTCTGTAGAGAGGGCAGGTCGCAGAGCTTCCCTGAACCAAAGCACAGGGGTCGAGCACGGGATGTTCCCCGCCGGAGCCCAAGGCTGAGCCGTTCTCTAACGGCGGAGTAAGGCAACTCTTGTGGGCTTGAGTGGTGCCGCTGCTGTCATCACAAAGCTTTTCTGGGCGGAGCTTCTGGTGGAAATCTTCTTCCCAGCCTGGGTTGTCCACTAGCTGCTTCCCTCCACTCAGACGGTCGTCCAAAGTACAAAAATTCATCTGCTCATAACCAGGGCAACTCGAACTCTTCCCAACTAAGGCGGATGCTGGCATTTTACATTCAGATGGCTGCCCTGGCCTCAGCCGCTGGTCTCCCCTAAGCTCCTGGAGGTGTTTCAGGGCCGGCTCTCCCTGCGCGTCCCAAAAGAGCAGCTGTTTCTGGAGGGCTGCCAGCCTCTGCTCCTCCGTTTCCATGCCTTCGCTTTTCTGATCCATCCGCCAGATCAAGCCCTTCTCATCGGGGAGAGCAAAGTCCAGGAAGGGGTCAAACATCTTCGAAGGAGACCCTTTCCCATCAAACCAAGACCCTTCCCCATGAGACGGGCTCATCAGCGCCTCGTCCGGCTCATAGAACTCATAGAGCGCATCCCCGCTGTAGCTGTCCCTTGGAAGGCGGTCCTTCCTGACTTCCTCCAAACCCTCAGCAGCCTCGTCCTCGGGACCCGGGGTGGTCGAGTCGTAGTAGCCCTCGTCACTGTTGGGAGCGGACTCTTGCTGGTCGCTCTGTGGCGTCAGAAGGTCCGTATCGCTCCTTGTTCCTTCAGTGTAGAGATGAACTTCCTGCTTGGCCCCACTCATGCCCTGAAGGTCACATCTGGCGATGAGTTCCGGCAGATGTGCTTCAGAGGCTGCGTCGCCTTTGACGGCTCCTGCCCACACCTGCTGGAGGTACTCTTCCAAATCCTCCGGCAGGGCCATC
Coding sequences within:
- the AMER1 gene encoding APC membrane recruitment protein 1, with the protein product MLARMAAVEAAGLVQNPRAQPLLATDGKESREGNGAAGHLSDPCEASFTGAEPNRQQAPASKLKKTAFKFFGGKRSICTLPSFFGGKSKSQAKGASKKGLSKSRTHDGLSDLAHEEASSGGLRSPSDGGPDFPPAQLLPSSQSAVLGAELRVGFTQTSNFLSSHSEGLEKKPAGEKSLFLPRSKKGLKGLFNSIRRHRKNKVAEPEKTELQEWTLRDSVAEEQPCGSGPAGTVTPEYGEDFSGDAVPQMPNHKEEGEMGCMATSPVGSVGEAAVGGPACPEGSQGEQPELEDACADSAYDDLPFEPEFLEKDPPRVASGEQLSLMFGEVTSLKSFDSFTGCGDIIAEPDIESITESSTPVERSRDATKRTSCLVTYQGGGEEMALPEDLEEYLQQVWAGAVKGDAASEAHLPELIARCDLQGMSGAKQEVHLYTEGTRSDTDLLTPQSDQQESAPNSDEGYYDSTTPGPEDEAAEGLEEVRKDRLPRDSYSGDALYEFYEPDEALMSPSHGEGSWFDGKGSPSKMFDPFLDFALPDEKGLIWRMDQKSEGMETEEQRLAALQKQLLFWDAQGEPALKHLQELRGDQRLRPGQPSECKMPASALVGKSSSCPGYEQMNFCTLDDRLSGGKQLVDNPGWEEDFHQKLRPEKLCDDSSGTTQAHKSCLTPPLENGSALGSGGEHPVLDPCALVQGSSATCPLYRASGHHRCSPRAESLEPCREHRQEPEQAVNFSQALEEFTSNGTLFSSLSESLGSSDSDSAFTQNLPDLPTMVTFDIVDVEQEGEGECEEHLELSTGEDLAVSLEAFRDTYDSKASFAECDERMFPESPQASFHGGAASLPRRLNPPLLEPLSLCRRSRSLDTESLEFELASWQLSKKSFRPFELCGSSKKAPGPLGLDRGQEVGPHAAREREEATGGLSWPGRWNVPHGKEEEFSLQGEKTGEPGWDILPSQSPWGTLGHPDAAPLAPLGQDSLQAPAGPLQADEGPHPALPALRPLARPSTLLLQAPVVSPEEGSAPQGPGREGLPKKRAWVLPLGGGKGLDVPLSFDFPPSPDKASLLCPPGVVAQGAPRLHTKQC